A region from the Aegilops tauschii subsp. strangulata cultivar AL8/78 chromosome 5, Aet v6.0, whole genome shotgun sequence genome encodes:
- the LOC109735937 gene encoding putative cysteine-rich receptor-like protein kinase 20 isoform X1: MASPWDSPSSSLWGTLGQASNVAQLVGVDALGLVYMVVQAALAARRHRDACVRLAQHVELVGGLLRELELAELMRREATRRPLEQLGGALRRCYALVTACQDCGYLRRLLLGTRMADELRAAQHEIDMFIRLIPLISLVDNSTNSRRAKQAEEGVLSVVTDNSSSHIRSVLKPSPARALEFSEIQVQGATELCTVGKKPSVGKVDLQEQKIFNIEELAELCTRIEETCVGFAKFNFFQIVDATDNFSERRILGFGGFGTVYKGQLPNGLMIAIKRLDEHATIFDFDSELQLAKLQHANLIRLLGWCIHGKERILVYEFMQNSSLDHYISDRTKGQLLDWSKRFKIITGLTEGLVYLHKGSMSCLVHRDLKPHNILLDYNMSPKITDFGSARTLSSDIAEGCTSRVVGTSGYKAPEYASRGVYSTKTDVFSFGVLVLVIISGRKNTILEKQEDTVGDLVRDAWHMWKDQRLHELVDPLLGDRYEVAEIKRCAQVALLCAQEDPADRPAMTGVAAMLNSESISLPMEPKQPSALIHGCTDRETTSTYIGQSSRTIDITITSSAPMSTRVRIILDPEV; the protein is encoded by the exons ATGGCGAGCCCGTGGGACAGCCCTTCGAGCAGCCTGTGGGGCACGCTGGGGCAGGCCTCCAACGTGGCGCAGCTGGTGGGCGTGGACGCGCTGGGGCTGGTCTACATGGTCGTGCAGGCCGCCCTGGCGGCGCGCCGTCACCGGGACGCCTGCGTGCGGCTCGCGCAGCACGTGGAGCTCGTCGGCGGCCTGCTCAGGGAGCTGGAGCTCGCGGAGCTGATGCGGCGGGAGGCCACCAGGCGGCCGCTGGAGCAGCTCGGCGGCGCGCTGCGGCGGTGCTACGCGCTCGTCACGGCGTGCCAGGACTGCGGGTACCTCCGCCGACTGCTTCTGGGCACACGGATGGCCGACGAGCTCCGCGCTGCGCAGCACGAGATCGACATGTTCATCCGCCTCATCCCGCTCATCTCCCTCGTCGACAATTCGACAAACAGTCGTCGTGCCAAG CAGGCCGAGGAGGGGGTACTCAGTGTTGTCACAGACAATTCAAGTAGTCACATCAG GAGTGTGTTGAAACCATCTCCAGCAAGAGCTTTGGAATTCTCCGAAATACAGGTTCAAGGAGCTACTGAACTTTGCACTGTTGGAAAAAAACCATCTGTAG GAAAAGTTGACCTGCAAGAACAGAAAATTTTCAATATTGAAGAACTCGCTGAGCTTTGTACCCGTATAGAAGAAACTTGTGTGGGATTTGCAAAGTTCAACTTCTTTCAGATCGTGGATGCAACAGACAATTTCTCAGAGAGGAGAATACTTGGGTTTGGTGGATTCGGTACAGTTTATAAG GGTCAGTTGCCCAACGGACTTATGATTGCCATCAAAAGACTTGATGAGCATGCAACGATATTTGATTTCGACAGTGAATTGCAGCTTGCAAAGCTTCAGCATGCCAATCTGATTAGGTTGCTGGGGTGGTGCATTCATGGGAAAGAAAGGATTCTTGTCTATGAGTTCATGCAAAATAGTTCCTTGGACCATTACATATCTG ACAGAACAAAAGGACAATTGCTAGACTGGTCTAAGCGATTCAAGATAATTACAGGGTTAACAGAGGGCCTTGTTTACCTGCATAAAGGTTCCATGTCCTGCCTTGTCCATAGAGACTTGAAACCACATAATATCCTCTTGGATTATAACATGAGCCCAAAGATTACTGATTTTGGGTCAGCTAGGACACTGAGTTCAGATATAGCAGAAGGGTGCACGAGTAGGGTCGTGGGAACCAG TGGTTACAAAGCTCCAGAGTATGCATCTCGAGGAGTTTACTCGACGAAGACAGATGTGTTCAGCTTTGGTGTTTTGGTTCTGGTGATTATTAGTGGCCGAAAGAATACCATACTCGAGAAGCAAGAGGATACTGTTGGTGATCTTGTACGAGAT GCCTGGCATATGTGGAAGGACCAAAGGTTGCATGAGCTTGTGGATCCATTGTTAGGGGACAGATATGAAGTCGCTGAGATAAAGAGATGTGCTCAGGTGGCACTGCTTTGTGCTCAGGAAGATCCAGCAGACCGGCCCGCCATGACAGGTGTTGCTGCAATGCTGAATTCTGAAAGCATAAGCTTACCAATGGAGCCTAAGCAGCCTTCTGCGCTGATCCATGGGTGCACCGACAGAGAGACGACATCGACATACATTGGCCAATCAAGCAGGACAATAGACATAACGATAACGAGTTCAGCTCCAATGTCGACTAGAGTTCGAATCATTCTAGACCCGGAGGTTTGA
- the LOC109735937 gene encoding putative cysteine-rich receptor-like protein kinase 20 isoform X2 has translation MASPWDSPSSSLWGTLGQASNVAQLVGVDALGLVYMVVQAALAARRHRDACVRLAQHVELVGGLLRELELAELMRREATRRPLEQLGGALRRCYALVTACQDCGYLRRLLLGTRMADELRAAQHEIDMFIRLIPLISLVDNSTNSRRAKAEEGVLSVVTDNSSSHIRSVLKPSPARALEFSEIQVQGATELCTVGKKPSVGKVDLQEQKIFNIEELAELCTRIEETCVGFAKFNFFQIVDATDNFSERRILGFGGFGTVYKGQLPNGLMIAIKRLDEHATIFDFDSELQLAKLQHANLIRLLGWCIHGKERILVYEFMQNSSLDHYISDRTKGQLLDWSKRFKIITGLTEGLVYLHKGSMSCLVHRDLKPHNILLDYNMSPKITDFGSARTLSSDIAEGCTSRVVGTSGYKAPEYASRGVYSTKTDVFSFGVLVLVIISGRKNTILEKQEDTVGDLVRDAWHMWKDQRLHELVDPLLGDRYEVAEIKRCAQVALLCAQEDPADRPAMTGVAAMLNSESISLPMEPKQPSALIHGCTDRETTSTYIGQSSRTIDITITSSAPMSTRVRIILDPEV, from the exons ATGGCGAGCCCGTGGGACAGCCCTTCGAGCAGCCTGTGGGGCACGCTGGGGCAGGCCTCCAACGTGGCGCAGCTGGTGGGCGTGGACGCGCTGGGGCTGGTCTACATGGTCGTGCAGGCCGCCCTGGCGGCGCGCCGTCACCGGGACGCCTGCGTGCGGCTCGCGCAGCACGTGGAGCTCGTCGGCGGCCTGCTCAGGGAGCTGGAGCTCGCGGAGCTGATGCGGCGGGAGGCCACCAGGCGGCCGCTGGAGCAGCTCGGCGGCGCGCTGCGGCGGTGCTACGCGCTCGTCACGGCGTGCCAGGACTGCGGGTACCTCCGCCGACTGCTTCTGGGCACACGGATGGCCGACGAGCTCCGCGCTGCGCAGCACGAGATCGACATGTTCATCCGCCTCATCCCGCTCATCTCCCTCGTCGACAATTCGACAAACAGTCGTCGTGCCAAG GCCGAGGAGGGGGTACTCAGTGTTGTCACAGACAATTCAAGTAGTCACATCAG GAGTGTGTTGAAACCATCTCCAGCAAGAGCTTTGGAATTCTCCGAAATACAGGTTCAAGGAGCTACTGAACTTTGCACTGTTGGAAAAAAACCATCTGTAG GAAAAGTTGACCTGCAAGAACAGAAAATTTTCAATATTGAAGAACTCGCTGAGCTTTGTACCCGTATAGAAGAAACTTGTGTGGGATTTGCAAAGTTCAACTTCTTTCAGATCGTGGATGCAACAGACAATTTCTCAGAGAGGAGAATACTTGGGTTTGGTGGATTCGGTACAGTTTATAAG GGTCAGTTGCCCAACGGACTTATGATTGCCATCAAAAGACTTGATGAGCATGCAACGATATTTGATTTCGACAGTGAATTGCAGCTTGCAAAGCTTCAGCATGCCAATCTGATTAGGTTGCTGGGGTGGTGCATTCATGGGAAAGAAAGGATTCTTGTCTATGAGTTCATGCAAAATAGTTCCTTGGACCATTACATATCTG ACAGAACAAAAGGACAATTGCTAGACTGGTCTAAGCGATTCAAGATAATTACAGGGTTAACAGAGGGCCTTGTTTACCTGCATAAAGGTTCCATGTCCTGCCTTGTCCATAGAGACTTGAAACCACATAATATCCTCTTGGATTATAACATGAGCCCAAAGATTACTGATTTTGGGTCAGCTAGGACACTGAGTTCAGATATAGCAGAAGGGTGCACGAGTAGGGTCGTGGGAACCAG TGGTTACAAAGCTCCAGAGTATGCATCTCGAGGAGTTTACTCGACGAAGACAGATGTGTTCAGCTTTGGTGTTTTGGTTCTGGTGATTATTAGTGGCCGAAAGAATACCATACTCGAGAAGCAAGAGGATACTGTTGGTGATCTTGTACGAGAT GCCTGGCATATGTGGAAGGACCAAAGGTTGCATGAGCTTGTGGATCCATTGTTAGGGGACAGATATGAAGTCGCTGAGATAAAGAGATGTGCTCAGGTGGCACTGCTTTGTGCTCAGGAAGATCCAGCAGACCGGCCCGCCATGACAGGTGTTGCTGCAATGCTGAATTCTGAAAGCATAAGCTTACCAATGGAGCCTAAGCAGCCTTCTGCGCTGATCCATGGGTGCACCGACAGAGAGACGACATCGACATACATTGGCCAATCAAGCAGGACAATAGACATAACGATAACGAGTTCAGCTCCAATGTCGACTAGAGTTCGAATCATTCTAGACCCGGAGGTTTGA